One part of the Raphanus sativus cultivar WK10039 chromosome 7, ASM80110v3, whole genome shotgun sequence genome encodes these proteins:
- the LOC108815615 gene encoding uncharacterized protein LOC108815615 gives MVETRLQERSLTEQVDEIQSLHDLLATELKSRADSLDSWFDRLETMMFNNNSQLQAAGKAPLDPGPSNPPTPFPNTPNHSPNHPPDPPDPSNLHNHRTGRTPPPPNGLASRLSKIKFPSFDGTHLRDWISNCELFFDIDGTKPELKVRLASMHLTGKATQWHHNYMSTRYGIFPSWTEYIVAISSRFCELYDDPLAELVELKQGSDTVIEFLDKFEVARMRLVLPEAHALSIFLANLNRHLSLHTRQFEITSVGRAAKIAMLHESSILHTPKPAKTPFNPNWKQSQNPYYKPSTAPPLLPTPTLTSKPQKAPFPTNSEKNPKKFSYQEMQDRRAKGLCMFCDEVYTPGHSLKHKKAQIFFMECEDDDVLSSDSDEDQEDTVAAETTDKEQQALVISVNALTGSSTFNCMRVIGYYGKCKLFILIDNGSTHNFLDLNIANEIGCMLEKTKPMDLTAASGCTMLTKYRCSNFSWKMQGYSYTSDIRTLPLDCCDLVLGVQWLSTLGPILWDFLNPRMEFTLNGTKNVLRGVTKNSCKVIKGSTFNKLMLQQPQIAVIQLREVTADNSQSLQPSSLLSHLSAAQSDMENDPRLQALLSDFSTLFEEPVELPPFRDGFDHRIPLESGANPVNLRPYCYSTLHKDVIDTMVKEMLNKGIIQCSTSPYASPVVLVKKKDGSWRLCVDFRGLNKQTIKDKYPIPLLEDLLDEFGSAKYFSKLDLRSGFHQLRM, from the coding sequence ATGGTTGAAACCAGACTCCAGGAACGTTCGCTGACAGAGCAAGTCGACGAGATCCAGTCTCTTCATGACCTCCTCGCCACCGAACTAAAGTCTCGAGCTGATTCTTTGGATTCATGGTTTGACAGACTTGAAACTATGATGTTCAACAACAACTCTCAGCTTCAGGCTGCCGGAAAAGCACCTCTAGACCCCGGTCCCTCCAACCCACCAACCCCCTTCCCAAACACACCCAACCACTCACCAAATCACCCACCTGACCCTCCCGATCCTTCAAACCTCCATAACCACCGTACCGGAAGAACCCCACCACCGCCAAACGGCCTCGCCTCTCGCCTTTCCAAGATAAAGTTCCCATCTTTCGATGGTACTCACCTCAGAGACTGGATCTCCAACTGCGAGCTGTTCTTTGACATCGACGGCACCAAACCGGAGTTAAAAGTCCGACTAGCGTCGATGCATCTCACCGGAAAGGCCACCCAATGGCACCACAACTATATGAGCACACGATACGGTATCTTCCCATCGTGGACTGAATATATTGTGGCCATCTCGAGTCGTTTCTGCGAGCTATACGACGACCCACTGGCAGAGCTCGTCGAACTGAAACAGGGCTCCGACACCGTCATTGAGTTCCTTGACAAGTTCGAAGTCGCGAGAATGCGCTTGGTTCTCCCTGAAGCTCATGCTCTCAGCATATTCTTAGCAAATCTGAACCGTCACCTCTCCCTTCACACGCGACAGTTCGAAATCACCTCCGTCGGCAGAGCTGCTAAGATAGCGATGCTTCACGAATCATCGATTCTCCACACCCCTAAACCCGCAAAGACTCCCTTCAATCCTAACTGGAAACAAAGCCAGAACCCTTATTATAAACCTTCCACTGCCCCTCCACTCCTCCCTACCCCAACCCTAACCAGTAAACCACAAAAAGCCCCCTTTCCTACAAACTCTGAGAAAAACCCAAAGAAATTTTCATATCAAGAGATGCAAGACCGTCGTGCTAAAGGTCTTTGTATGTTTTGCGATGAAGTTTATACCCCCGGTCACAGCCTCAAACACAAGAAGGCTCAGATCTTCTTTATGGAGTGTGAAGATGATGATGTGTTGTCCTCTGATTCCGACGAAGACCAAGAGGACACAGTAGCTGCTGAGACAACAGACAAGGAACAACAAGCCCTTGTTATCTCTGTCAATGCTCTCACAGGCTCATCCACTTTCAACTGTATGCGAGTAATCGGCTACTACGGCAAGTGTAAGCTCTTCATACTGATTGATAATGGCAGTACACACAACTTCCTAGATTTGAACATCGCCAATGAAATTGGTTGCATGTTGGAGAAGACAAAACCCATGGATTTAACTGCTGCAAGTGGCTGTACAATGCTCACAAAATACCGGTGCAGCAACTTCTCTTGGAAGATGCAAGGTTACTCCTACACATCAGATATACGCACTCTCCCTCTTGATTGCTGCGACTTGGTTCTTGGTGTGCAATGGCTCTCAACCCTAGGACCCATCTTATGGGATTTCCTCAACCCACGTATGGAGTTCACATTGAATGGAACGAAGAATGTGCTTCGTGGTGTCACAAAGAACAGTTGCAAAGTCATCAAAGGCAGCACTTTCAACAAGTTGATGCTGCAGCAACCACAAATAGCTGTTATTCAACTTCGCGAAGTTACTGCTGACAACTCACAGAGCCTCCAACCGTCTTCTCTACTGTCTCATCTCTCAGCAGCACAGAGCGACATGGAAAATGACCCTCGCTTGCAGGCTCTGCTCAGTGACTTTTCCACTCTGTTTGAGGAACCCGTTGAGCTCCCTCCTTTCAGAGATGGCTTTGATCACCGCATTCCTTTGGAATCAGGTGCAAACCCAGTTAATCTCAGACCTTATTGTTACTCAACACTACATAAGGATGTGATTGATACGATGGTTAAAGAGATGCTCAACAAGGGGATTATTCAGTGCAGCACAAGCCCATACGCCTCCCCTGTTGTCTTGGTGAAAAAGAAGGACGGCTCGTGGAGACTTTGTGTAGACTTCCGTGGGCTCAACAAACAAACCATCAAGGATAAATATCCTATACCTTTGCTGGAAGACCTCCTTGATGAGTTTGGCTCTGCAAAGTACTTCTCAAAGTTGGACCTACGCTCAGGCTTCCACCAGCTCCGTATGTAA